The Acidimicrobiales bacterium nucleotide sequence CGGCGTTTCGGGGTGTCCCGGTGCACGTCATGAGCACCGACGAGGTCCGGGCCATGGCCGACCGCTACGGCGACGTCGCCGCATGGGCCCGCGAGGCCGGCTACGACGGGATCCAGCTGGCGTCGGCCAACGCCAAGCTCCTCGACCAGTTCCTCTCGCCGTTCTACAACCGCCGCACCGACGAGTTCGGAGGCTCCCCCGAGCGGCGAGCGAGCCTCCTCCGGGTCATCCGGGAGGCGATCGCCGAGCGGGCGGGAGACGACTTCGCCTGCACGGTCAAGGTCCCGGCCGAGACCGCGCTGCCCGGCCTGCCCAGGGTGTCGCAGGACGAGGCGCTGCGGACCTGCGAGCTCGCCGAGGAGTGGGGCTACCACGCGGTGACACCGGTGGAGGTCTCGGTGTTCCCCGACACCACGCTGAGCCGGGGCGGGGTCCCGGCGTCGATCCTGCGGGAGGGCGGGATCCGCAAGCGCTTCGAGCAGGCCGCGCCCTCCCGGGTCCGGCGCGCCGTCCTCACCGCCGGCTACGTGGTGGGCGGACGACGGGCACCGTTCCGCCCGGTCTGGAACCGCCAGCTCTTCACCGCTGCCAAATCCCGGGTGTCGATCCCCGTGTTCGCCGTGGGCGGCATCCGCAGCGCCGAGGAGGTCAACCAGATCCTCGACGACGGCCAGGCCGACCTGGTCGGCCTCGGCCGTCCCTTCTACGCCGAGCCCGACCTCGCGGCGCGCATCCTCGCCGGCAGCCCCGAGCCCCGCCGCTGCCAGAACAGCAACCTCTGCGTGCCGCCCCAGATGCTCGGGATGAAGGGCACCTGCTACAACCCTGCCGTCATCCGGCGGGGCCGCTCCTAGGAAGGGCCTCGGCGACAGGACCCGTGAGCCCCTAGGACACCAGCTCGGCCATCACCTCGAGGGCCTCCTTCTGGGCCGTACCGCAGATCATGGTGGTCACCGGCGACTCACGCCACGGCCCGAGCAGGTCGGCGATGCGCTCCTTCGGTCCGCACAGCGACACCTCGTCGACGAGAGCGTCGGGCACCGCGGCGGCCGCGTCGCCCTTCTTGCCGTCGAGGTAGAGGTCCTGGATGGCCTTGGCCTCTGCCTCGTAGCCGTAGCGACACGCCAGGTCGTTGTAGAAGTTCCGGCCCCGAGCCCCCATGCCACCGATGTAGAGGGCGAGCATGGGCTTGACCATGCTTCGGCAGGCGTCGACGTCGTCGCCGAGGACCACGGTGACCGACGGGGCGATGTCGAACACCGACAGATCGACGCCCGCGAACGCCTCGCCATAGGTCTCCTGGAAGCGCGTGGGGGCGAAGAAGATGGGGAGCCAACCGTTGGCGATCTCGGCGGTCAGAGCCACGTTCTTCGGCCCGATGGCCGCCAGGTAGATGGGGATGTCGGGTCGGTGCGGGTGGAGGATCAGCTTGAGCGGCTTGCCCAGCCCGGTGGCGTCGGGCCCGCTGTAGGGGATGTCGTAGTGCTCGCCGTGGTGCTCGAGGCGCTCCTCGCGAGCGAGGATCGACCGGACGATCGAGACGTACTCGCGCGTCTTGCCGAGAGGCTTGCCGTAGGCCTCGCCGTGCCAGC carries:
- a CDS encoding LLM class F420-dependent oxidoreductase, with the translated sequence MRLGLNLGYFGAAAPSDTIPFVQHAESLGFHSAWTAEAYGSDAIVPLTWVAAHTTTMNVGSAIMQMPARTPASTAMTAATLDLLSGGRFLLGLGLSGPQVVEGWHGEAYGKPLGKTREYVSIVRSILAREERLEHHGEHYDIPYSGPDATGLGKPLKLILHPHRPDIPIYLAAIGPKNVALTAEIANGWLPIFFAPTRFQETYGEAFAGVDLSVFDIAPSVTVVLGDDVDACRSMVKPMLALYIGGMGARGRNFYNDLACRYGYEAEAKAIQDLYLDGKKGDAAAAVPDALVDEVSLCGPKERIADLLGPWRESPVTTMICGTAQKEALEVMAELVS